From Betta splendens chromosome 3, fBetSpl5.4, whole genome shotgun sequence, the proteins below share one genomic window:
- the LOC114851929 gene encoding uncharacterized protein LOC114851929 isoform X1 — protein sequence MFTGCGVVAGQTQYLPKDAVRPLTGLMVTRSNPAENGVTAGTCPGYHAQTYSPSVQPAVVNDSIPLKPPPAPAPPRALKLGQEGFKKVCRTEEDSPCPFPGLASGVLEMRVKEGSKIRNLMGFAMARMQGGEGVNAAGMSGGGLRQVVFTGSGRAVTKTITCAEIMKRKVGSLHQLTKLRYKVVKEVWESTEGGASEMTVHRTVPSISILLSKDPLDPQEPGYQPPETLSALWEEKEGVDSASQTACKRPLGPLPYSGVAHCKKVCLGEGLSVVPPQ from the coding sequence ATGTTCACAGGTTGTGGAGTGGTTGCTGGCCAAACCCAATACCTACCCAAAGACGCTGTCAGGCCTCTCACCGGTCTGATGGTGACTCGATCGAACCCAGCGGAGAATGGGGTTACAGCAGGCACCTGTCCGGGCTACCATGCGCAAACGTACAGCCCTTCTGTTCAGCCAGCAGTGGTTAATGACTCCATCCCGCTGaagcctccaccagcaccagcgccgcCCCGCGCACTCAAACTCGGGCAGGAAGGCTTCAAGAAAGTTTGCCGAACCGAGGAAGACAGCCCCTGCCCCTTTCCTGGACTGGCTTCTGGGGTCCTGGAGATGCGtgtgaaggaaggaagtaaGATACGTAACCTAATGGGATTTGCCATGGCACGGATGCAGGGCGGGGAGGGTGTAAACGCAGCAGGCATGAGCGGTGGTGGGCTCAGGCAGGTGGTCTTCACGGGGTCGGGCCGTGCAGTCACAAAGACCATCACCTGTGCTGAGATCATGAAAAGGAAAGTGGGCTCCCtgcaccagctgacaaaactGCGGTACAAGGTGGTGAAAGAGGTGTGGGAGAGTACTGAAGGGGGGGCATCAGAAATGACTGTGCACAGGACTGTGCCTTCCATCAGTATCCTTCTTTCCAAAGACCCCCTGGATCCCCAGGAACCGGGATATCAGCCTCCAGAGACTCTAAGTGCATTGTGGGAGGAGAAAGAAGGAGTCGACTCTGCCTCGCAGACCGCATGCAAGAGACCTCTTGGACCTTTGCCATACAGCGGTGTCGCTCACTGTAAGAAAGTGTGTTTGGGCGAAGGACTTTCAGTCGTCCCTCCTCAATGA
- the LOC114851929 gene encoding ribonuclease P protein subunit p25-like protein isoform X2: MVTRSNPAENGVTAGTCPGYHAQTYSPSVQPAVVNDSIPLKPPPAPAPPRALKLGQEGFKKVCRTEEDSPCPFPGLASGVLEMRVKEGSKIRNLMGFAMARMQGGEGVNAAGMSGGGLRQVVFTGSGRAVTKTITCAEIMKRKVGSLHQLTKLRYKVVKEVWESTEGGASEMTVHRTVPSISILLSKDPLDPQEPGYQPPETLSALWEEKEGVDSASQTACKRPLGPLPYSGVAHCKKVCLGEGLSVVPPQ, translated from the coding sequence ATGGTGACTCGATCGAACCCAGCGGAGAATGGGGTTACAGCAGGCACCTGTCCGGGCTACCATGCGCAAACGTACAGCCCTTCTGTTCAGCCAGCAGTGGTTAATGACTCCATCCCGCTGaagcctccaccagcaccagcgccgcCCCGCGCACTCAAACTCGGGCAGGAAGGCTTCAAGAAAGTTTGCCGAACCGAGGAAGACAGCCCCTGCCCCTTTCCTGGACTGGCTTCTGGGGTCCTGGAGATGCGtgtgaaggaaggaagtaaGATACGTAACCTAATGGGATTTGCCATGGCACGGATGCAGGGCGGGGAGGGTGTAAACGCAGCAGGCATGAGCGGTGGTGGGCTCAGGCAGGTGGTCTTCACGGGGTCGGGCCGTGCAGTCACAAAGACCATCACCTGTGCTGAGATCATGAAAAGGAAAGTGGGCTCCCtgcaccagctgacaaaactGCGGTACAAGGTGGTGAAAGAGGTGTGGGAGAGTACTGAAGGGGGGGCATCAGAAATGACTGTGCACAGGACTGTGCCTTCCATCAGTATCCTTCTTTCCAAAGACCCCCTGGATCCCCAGGAACCGGGATATCAGCCTCCAGAGACTCTAAGTGCATTGTGGGAGGAGAAAGAAGGAGTCGACTCTGCCTCGCAGACCGCATGCAAGAGACCTCTTGGACCTTTGCCATACAGCGGTGTCGCTCACTGTAAGAAAGTGTGTTTGGGCGAAGGACTTTCAGTCGTCCCTCCTCAATGA